In the Calditrichota bacterium genome, one interval contains:
- a CDS encoding serine/threonine protein kinase yields the protein MTSEQWQLIKTLFQEMLDLPETERESYLSKNCDDNDVREKVSQMLSAHSESEDFLETHSLEVNMFSESDESAARYIGRQIGLYKIEKHIGEGGMGNVFLAERDDDFHKKVALKIIKRGMDTDALLKRFRQERQILANLVHPNIARLLDGGSTEDGLPYLVMEYIEGMPITDYCDKEHFTINQRLKIFRKICQAINYAHQNLVVHRDIKPNNIIVTSEGVPKLLDFGIAKLLDPDTGESHELTIEGSRISTPEYASPEQIQGKPISTASDVYSLGILLYNLLTGYRPYHFLDRSPAAIEKVVVETIPAKPSSVLKQPSINNPTKNKTENVNPDEQSRLRKTSVEKLIKQLNGDLDNIILKSIQKEPQRRYLSIEQFSEDIGRYQNELPVSARKDSTSYRVGKFIRRHRVSFAAVIIIFLSLLSGIVGISWQAQIAKEEEVKARQTLKFVEKTLAAANPLESGKELTVEQLLDEATKRIPNELNEQPQIESEIRSIVGEAYQSLGHYGKARTHFKKNLVLLESFYGSKNSAVANGYRELAVVEHYSGNYSRADSLYRKAIKLYREIGEVTSGDYAIALNDFGTMELDEARYDSAIIVFEESLKLMHSFFGENHYQVGSVYNNLAYAYDDLGDYDKADSIYAKALSVFRHNYGDEHPEIANTLNNYAFVKLNVGDTLASLQLHEQALAMWRKLVGDDNPEVATTQHNIAAVTFYQKNYALAEKKEREVVKIFQKIYDAGHPYLGSAYFMMGRILNAREKFIESEEFLRNSLKIRQAKLGANHPAIASAYFELGKSLFGQNDLGKAKEMLKSAEQIYSVNGEAEKDALKKTRVLLEKLNI from the coding sequence ATGACATCTGAACAGTGGCAATTAATAAAAACCCTTTTTCAGGAAATGTTGGACCTTCCGGAAACGGAACGGGAATCGTATTTATCAAAAAATTGTGATGATAATGACGTTCGCGAAAAAGTTTCTCAAATGTTATCGGCGCATTCTGAGTCAGAGGATTTTTTAGAAACGCATAGTCTTGAAGTGAACATGTTTTCTGAATCTGATGAAAGTGCAGCACGATATATTGGCAGGCAAATTGGTCTTTATAAAATCGAAAAACATATCGGTGAAGGGGGCATGGGAAATGTTTTCCTTGCCGAACGTGATGATGATTTTCATAAAAAGGTTGCCCTTAAAATAATTAAACGCGGGATGGACACAGATGCTTTGTTAAAACGGTTCCGGCAGGAAAGGCAAATCCTTGCAAATTTGGTCCATCCAAATATTGCACGTTTACTGGATGGTGGAAGTACTGAAGATGGATTGCCTTATCTGGTTATGGAGTATATTGAGGGAATGCCAATTACGGATTATTGCGACAAGGAACATTTTACAATTAACCAACGCCTGAAAATATTTCGAAAAATATGCCAGGCGATTAACTATGCACACCAAAATCTGGTTGTTCACCGCGATATTAAACCAAACAATATTATTGTTACAAGCGAAGGTGTACCCAAGCTGTTAGATTTTGGAATTGCAAAACTGCTTGATCCTGACACAGGCGAATCACACGAGTTAACAATTGAGGGTTCGCGTATATCAACACCGGAATATGCCAGCCCGGAGCAGATTCAGGGAAAACCAATCAGTACTGCTTCAGATGTCTATTCACTCGGCATTTTACTGTATAACTTATTAACAGGTTATCGCCCATATCATTTTCTTGATCGCTCTCCAGCTGCAATTGAGAAGGTAGTTGTAGAGACAATACCTGCTAAACCCAGCTCTGTTTTAAAACAACCATCCATTAATAATCCAACAAAAAATAAAACTGAAAATGTAAACCCCGATGAGCAAAGTAGGTTACGTAAAACTTCTGTAGAAAAGCTTATTAAGCAATTAAATGGTGACCTGGATAATATTATTTTAAAGTCAATTCAGAAAGAACCGCAACGCCGCTACTTGTCCATTGAACAATTTTCTGAAGATATTGGAAGATACCAAAATGAACTCCCTGTTTCTGCGCGTAAAGATTCTACCAGTTACCGGGTTGGAAAATTTATTAGACGTCACCGTGTTAGCTTTGCGGCAGTAATAATTATTTTTTTAAGTTTGCTCTCCGGGATAGTTGGAATTTCCTGGCAGGCTCAAATAGCCAAAGAGGAAGAAGTAAAGGCACGGCAGACATTAAAATTTGTCGAAAAAACACTTGCTGCTGCAAATCCGTTAGAATCGGGTAAAGAGTTAACTGTGGAACAACTTTTAGATGAAGCAACAAAACGTATTCCAAATGAATTAAATGAACAACCGCAAATTGAATCAGAAATACGATCCATAGTTGGGGAAGCATATCAAAGCCTTGGACACTACGGAAAAGCCAGGACGCATTTTAAAAAAAATCTTGTGTTATTAGAAAGTTTTTATGGAAGCAAAAACTCGGCAGTTGCAAATGGTTATCGTGAACTTGCTGTTGTTGAGCATTACTCCGGAAATTATTCCAGAGCGGATAGTTTATATAGAAAAGCAATTAAATTATACCGGGAGATTGGTGAGGTTACGAGTGGAGACTATGCCATTGCTTTAAATGATTTTGGAACAATGGAACTGGATGAAGCGCGTTACGACAGTGCAATTATTGTGTTCGAGGAAAGCTTAAAACTAATGCATAGTTTCTTTGGAGAGAATCACTATCAGGTAGGCAGTGTGTATAATAACCTGGCATATGCTTATGATGATTTAGGCGATTATGACAAAGCAGACAGTATATATGCAAAGGCTCTTTCTGTTTTTAGGCATAATTATGGGGATGAACATCCGGAGATTGCAAACACATTAAATAACTATGCTTTTGTGAAACTAAATGTTGGCGATACACTGGCTTCATTGCAACTTCATGAGCAGGCCCTGGCCATGTGGCGTAAACTTGTTGGCGATGATAACCCTGAAGTCGCAACAACCCAGCACAATATTGCCGCTGTAACTTTTTATCAAAAGAATTATGCACTTGCAGAAAAAAAAGAACGAGAAGTAGTCAAGATTTTTCAAAAGATTTATGATGCAGGCCACCCATACCTTGGCAGCGCTTATTTTATGATGGGCAGGATATTAAATGCGCGGGAAAAATTTATTGAATCTGAAGAGTTCCTCAGAAATTCTTTAAAAATACGCCAAGCTAAATTGGGGGCAAATCATCCGGCAATTGCCAGTGCTTATTTTGAGTTGGGTAAAAGTTTGTTTGGTCAGAATGATTTAGGAAAAGCAAAGGAAATGCTTAAGAGTGCCGAACAAATTTACTCAGTCAATGGTGAAGCAGAAAAAGATGCTCTAAAGAAAACACGTGTATTGCTTGAGAAGTTAAATATATAA
- a CDS encoding acyl-CoA thioesterase, with the protein MSSIKIDLPQNYIFETEIPIRITDMNYGGHLGNDVYLTIIHEARAQFLKSHGYTEIDIEGVGAVVNNAALVYKAQVFYGDLLTIKISLENPGRMSCDFKYLLENTKTGKEVCRAQTGFVFFNYETGNIVEMPQKFRSFFEK; encoded by the coding sequence ATGTCTTCAATAAAAATAGATTTACCTCAAAATTATATTTTCGAAACTGAAATTCCTATTCGTATTACTGATATGAATTATGGAGGACATCTTGGCAATGATGTCTATCTTACAATAATCCACGAAGCAAGGGCACAGTTTTTAAAATCTCACGGTTATACTGAAATTGATATTGAAGGTGTTGGGGCTGTAGTTAATAATGCCGCCTTGGTTTATAAGGCGCAGGTTTTTTATGGAGATTTATTGACGATAAAGATTTCACTGGAAAATCCAGGACGAATGAGCTGTGATTTTAAATATCTGTTGGAAAATACAAAAACTGGCAAGGAAGTATGTCGCGCCCAAACAGGCTTTGTTTTTTTTAATTATGAAACCGGTAATATTGTTGAGATGCCTCAAAAATTCAGATCATTTTTTGAAAAATAA
- a CDS encoding ABC-F family ATP-binding cassette domain-containing protein, giving the protein MLQINNLSFSIGDLNLLRNITWTIKPNRRIGLIGPNGAGKTTFLRILTNEYEPTGGSISIPKNYSIGYLPQEEIIFEEKSILDIVMTGNPELIQIEHELKNTHKQLDADDGNPALLKKLGLLEDRFSLLGGYQIESEAKKILSGLGFKDGDFDRIISEFSGGWRMRVHLCRLLLQAPDLLLMDEPTNHLDLSSLEWLEDYLQTFSGTIIIISHDRFFLDRLVNEIAEMDKGKITSYSGNYHFYEEKKELMTEQLIKAWQAQQEERARIQKFIDRFRYKNTKAAAVQSRVKMLEKMEIIEPPEQTSRFSFQIQADVKSFKEVLSISDLAFSYGENQVFKDFDLNIVRGEKLALVGDNGQGKTTLTRLIHKELIPQQGQLHVGERVNIGYYAQHQVDALDLNKTIYEEVEETAAPSFRPKLRDILGIFRFTGDDVNKKTGVLSGGEKARVSLAKILLSPCNFLIMDEPTNHLDMASKDALEHALRDYDGTLLVISHDRYFLDRLVKRVVEIKESKLYDYPGNYSYYLNKRKQYHPEEIENQVPSNKKVEPANVTEIKGSNSSRKSKEQKREEAEARKLVSKQRNVLQKRIDEIENKLDLLTSRKGELENQLADPDTYNDPVKGKELNKEYGQIDIEIPALEIEWEQKHLELEELLNSLQ; this is encoded by the coding sequence ATGCTGCAAATAAACAATCTTTCATTTTCCATTGGCGATTTAAATCTGCTAAGAAATATCACATGGACGATTAAACCAAACAGGCGAATAGGACTAATTGGGCCAAATGGTGCCGGTAAGACAACCTTTTTAAGAATCCTGACCAATGAATACGAGCCAACCGGCGGATCAATTTCTATACCCAAAAATTATTCCATTGGCTATCTGCCACAGGAAGAAATAATCTTTGAAGAAAAATCCATTCTTGATATTGTGATGACCGGAAATCCGGAACTGATTCAAATTGAACACGAACTTAAAAACACCCATAAACAGCTTGATGCCGATGATGGGAATCCGGCTTTGTTAAAAAAACTGGGCCTGTTGGAAGATCGCTTTTCCCTGCTCGGTGGATACCAGATTGAATCGGAAGCAAAAAAAATATTAAGCGGTTTAGGATTTAAAGATGGTGATTTTGACAGGATAATCAGCGAATTTAGCGGCGGCTGGCGAATGCGTGTTCATTTATGTCGTTTGCTGCTTCAGGCACCTGACCTGCTTTTAATGGATGAGCCGACAAACCATCTCGATTTAAGTTCTCTGGAATGGCTTGAAGATTATCTGCAAACATTTTCCGGAACAATAATAATTATTTCGCATGATCGTTTTTTTCTTGACAGGCTGGTAAATGAAATTGCCGAAATGGATAAAGGCAAGATTACAAGCTATTCCGGCAATTATCATTTTTATGAAGAAAAAAAAGAGCTGATGACTGAGCAGCTTATAAAAGCATGGCAAGCCCAACAGGAAGAACGGGCTCGAATCCAAAAGTTTATTGATCGTTTTCGCTATAAAAACACAAAAGCTGCTGCTGTTCAAAGCCGTGTAAAAATGCTGGAAAAAATGGAAATCATCGAACCACCGGAACAGACTTCCAGATTTTCATTCCAAATCCAGGCCGATGTAAAAAGCTTTAAAGAAGTATTGAGTATTTCTGATCTGGCTTTTAGTTATGGCGAAAACCAGGTTTTTAAAGATTTCGATTTAAATATTGTGCGTGGTGAAAAGTTGGCTCTGGTTGGCGATAATGGCCAGGGCAAAACAACACTAACCCGGTTGATCCACAAAGAATTGATTCCTCAACAAGGTCAGCTTCATGTTGGTGAGCGGGTAAACATAGGCTACTATGCGCAGCATCAGGTAGATGCATTAGATTTGAACAAAACCATTTATGAAGAAGTGGAAGAAACTGCAGCGCCTTCATTCAGACCAAAACTGCGCGACATTCTTGGCATTTTCCGTTTTACCGGCGATGATGTAAATAAAAAAACAGGCGTTCTTTCCGGAGGAGAAAAAGCACGTGTTTCATTAGCCAAAATATTGCTTTCGCCATGCAACTTTTTAATTATGGATGAGCCGACAAATCACCTGGATATGGCCTCCAAAGATGCACTTGAACATGCTCTGCGCGATTATGACGGAACTCTTTTGGTTATCTCACACGACCGTTATTTTCTGGATCGCCTGGTTAAGCGTGTAGTAGAAATTAAAGAAAGTAAATTGTATGATTATCCGGGGAATTATTCATATTATCTGAACAAACGAAAACAATATCACCCGGAAGAAATTGAAAATCAGGTTCCTTCAAATAAAAAAGTTGAGCCTGCCAATGTTACTGAAATAAAAGGTTCAAACAGCTCAAGAAAATCCAAGGAGCAAAAAAGAGAAGAAGCTGAAGCACGTAAGCTTGTTAGCAAACAGCGAAATGTTTTACAAAAACGGATTGATGAGATTGAAAATAAACTCGATCTGTTAACATCGCGAAAAGGTGAATTGGAAAATCAACTGGCCGATCCTGACACCTATAATGATCCGGTTAAAGGCAAAGAACTGAACAAGGAATACGGTCAAATCGATATTGAAATTCCTGCACTTGAAATTGAGTGGGAGCAAAAGCATTTGGAGTTGGAAGAATTGCTAAATTCATTACAATAA
- a CDS encoding thioredoxin family protein: MQLDQFDEFLKNHPIVISYFSTPQCSVCKVLRPKIEKLIENYNEVVFKYIDTTKQPELAGQYSIFAVPSILIFVEGKESKRLSRNFSVSEVHQFLERMTRLI, translated from the coding sequence ATGCAGTTAGATCAATTTGACGAATTCTTAAAGAACCATCCAATTGTAATAAGTTATTTTTCTACTCCACAATGCTCTGTTTGTAAAGTTCTAAGACCTAAAATTGAAAAATTGATAGAAAATTATAACGAAGTGGTTTTTAAATATATTGATACAACCAAGCAACCGGAACTGGCAGGACAGTATTCTATATTTGCTGTCCCATCGATTCTTATATTTGTAGAGGGTAAGGAAAGTAAAAGATTGAGCCGCAATTTTTCAGTATCTGAAGTACATCAATTTCTTGAACGTATGACTAGACTAATTTAA
- a CDS encoding Lrp/AsnC family transcriptional regulator — MELKIDKTDFQILNMLQQKGRMKRSVIAEHVGLTIPAVSERMRKMEESGVIRNYACIADARKLNLDMMAFVFIATESSKSYQIIIDQSEKEPEIQECHAITGGGSHLLKIRTVNTESLEKLLARIQSWKGVVNTTTDIVLSSPKETTALSLEHLKTKIENKK, encoded by the coding sequence ATGGAGCTAAAAATAGACAAAACAGATTTTCAAATTCTAAACATGTTACAACAGAAAGGACGCATGAAAAGAAGCGTTATAGCTGAACATGTAGGGCTAACTATTCCGGCTGTAAGTGAACGAATGCGCAAAATGGAAGAATCGGGTGTAATAAGAAATTATGCCTGTATTGCCGATGCCCGCAAACTTAACCTGGATATGATGGCTTTTGTATTTATCGCGACAGAATCATCAAAAAGCTACCAGATAATTATCGACCAGTCAGAAAAAGAACCGGAAATTCAGGAGTGCCACGCAATTACCGGTGGTGGATCACATCTTTTAAAGATTAGAACAGTCAATACAGAAAGTCTTGAAAAATTATTAGCGAGGATTCAATCGTGGAAAGGCGTTGTAAATACGACAACAGATATTGTGCTTTCCAGCCCAAAAGAAACTACAGCTTTATCGCTGGAACATTTAAAAACTAAAATTGAAAATAAAAAATAA
- a CDS encoding type II toxin-antitoxin system RelE/ParE family toxin — protein sequence MIKSFRDKETELIWNQKVSKKYALNLQKIALRKLFIIHAAKNLNDLKIPPANCLEKLKGSRKGQYSIRINNQWRICFIWKESDAYQVEIVDYH from the coding sequence ATGATTAAATCGTTTAGAGATAAAGAGACCGAATTGATCTGGAATCAAAAAGTTTCAAAAAAGTATGCATTAAATCTACAAAAAATAGCCTTAAGAAAACTATTCATTATTCATGCGGCAAAAAATTTAAATGATTTAAAGATTCCACCAGCAAACTGTTTGGAAAAACTTAAAGGAAGCCGAAAAGGCCAATATAGCATTCGAATAAACAATCAATGGCGCATTTGTTTTATATGGAAAGAGTCCGATGCATATCAAGTAGAAATAGTAGATTATCATTAA
- a CDS encoding glutamine synthetase type III encodes MPVTNNDLKRDNLMDYFGINTFNDTLMREKLPKETYKSLQNTIKNGAKLDKEVADTVAHAMKEWALENGITHFTHWFQPMTGLTAEKHDAFLDINGDGEPIQRFSGNMLIQGEPDASSFPSGGMRTTFEARGYTMWDPSSPAFIMEGPGGGILCIPSVFISYNGEALDKKTPLLRSMSVLDKAACDTLKIFGREVTKVTTTLGPEQEYFLVDSDYYDSRPDLILAGRTLIGAQPPKGQEMEDHYFGSIKERVLEFMQLAEKELYKLGIPAKTRHNEVAPHQFELAPIFSEANISADRNQQVMEILKKVATRLDLALLLHEKPFAGVNGSGKHLNWSMTDSDGHNLLDPGHTPSENVQFLVFLVAILDAVYSYSDILRATIASTGNDHRLGANEAPPAIMSVFLGSTLSNILDSIEKGDEHVSREKIIDMGISNLPRILQDNTDRNRTSPFAFTGNKFEFRALGSTASISMPATVLNAAVAESLNSIIEEINSEKKAGKDTTDACFAALKKYIAKTKAIRYEGNNYSDEWVVEAEKRGLPNLKDTPASLEAYRFDKNIKMLTSMGILSEAEIESRYNTKLERYCNIIAIEYETLKTIVSTMVTPSALAYQNNVISAVKGLNEVSSLLGDASVIDEQAKLLTEVAGQVAGLSKTSALLNELTEKAEALDSEKEKAAFIAGKVIPAMDAVRAHSDALEELVPDDLWPLPKYREMLFIM; translated from the coding sequence ATGCCGGTTACTAATAATGATTTAAAACGTGATAACCTCATGGATTATTTTGGTATAAATACTTTTAATGATACGCTTATGCGCGAAAAATTGCCAAAAGAGACATATAAAAGTTTGCAAAATACAATCAAAAATGGTGCTAAGCTTGATAAGGAAGTAGCAGATACAGTAGCGCATGCCATGAAAGAATGGGCGCTGGAAAATGGAATCACCCATTTTACACATTGGTTTCAGCCGATGACCGGATTGACTGCTGAAAAACATGATGCATTTCTGGATATAAATGGTGATGGTGAGCCGATTCAGCGTTTTAGCGGAAATATGCTTATCCAGGGTGAGCCTGATGCCTCCAGCTTTCCAAGTGGTGGAATGCGTACAACATTCGAAGCTCGCGGTTACACTATGTGGGATCCATCAAGCCCGGCGTTTATTATGGAAGGACCCGGTGGTGGTATTTTATGTATCCCTTCAGTTTTTATTTCTTACAATGGTGAGGCACTGGATAAGAAAACACCTTTGTTGCGATCGATGAGCGTGCTGGATAAAGCAGCCTGTGACACACTAAAAATATTCGGCAGAGAAGTTACCAAAGTAACTACAACACTTGGCCCGGAACAGGAATACTTTTTGGTGGATAGTGATTATTACGACAGCCGTCCGGATTTGATCCTGGCAGGACGCACATTAATTGGCGCACAGCCACCAAAAGGCCAGGAAATGGAAGATCATTATTTTGGAAGTATAAAAGAACGTGTTTTGGAATTTATGCAGCTCGCCGAAAAAGAACTTTATAAATTGGGAATCCCGGCTAAAACACGTCATAACGAAGTGGCGCCACACCAGTTTGAGTTAGCGCCAATCTTTTCGGAAGCGAATATTTCTGCAGACAGAAACCAGCAGGTAATGGAGATATTAAAAAAGGTTGCTACACGATTGGATCTGGCTTTACTTCTTCATGAAAAACCCTTTGCCGGTGTAAATGGCAGTGGCAAACATCTTAACTGGTCTATGACAGACAGCGATGGACATAACCTTTTGGATCCTGGCCATACACCAAGTGAAAATGTACAGTTCCTTGTTTTTCTTGTTGCAATTTTAGATGCGGTTTATAGCTATTCAGATATTTTGCGTGCCACAATTGCTTCCACAGGAAATGATCATCGCCTTGGGGCAAACGAAGCACCACCGGCAATTATGTCTGTATTTCTTGGGTCTACCCTAAGTAATATTCTTGATAGTATCGAGAAGGGTGATGAACATGTTAGCAGAGAAAAAATTATTGATATGGGAATTTCAAACCTTCCAAGAATTCTGCAGGATAACACAGATCGTAACAGGACTTCACCTTTCGCTTTTACCGGGAATAAATTCGAGTTTCGGGCACTGGGCAGTACAGCCAGTATTTCCATGCCTGCCACTGTTTTAAATGCGGCTGTTGCAGAATCGCTCAACTCAATTATTGAAGAAATCAATTCTGAAAAAAAGGCAGGAAAAGATACAACAGATGCTTGTTTTGCAGCATTAAAAAAATATATTGCCAAAACGAAAGCTATCCGTTATGAAGGAAATAATTACTCGGATGAATGGGTAGTTGAAGCTGAAAAACGCGGCTTGCCAAATCTCAAAGATACACCTGCTTCACTTGAGGCATACCGTTTTGATAAAAATATAAAAATGCTTACCAGCATGGGGATTTTGTCCGAGGCAGAAATCGAATCCCGCTACAACACAAAACTTGAACGGTATTGCAACATCATAGCCATTGAGTACGAAACTTTAAAAACAATAGTCTCAACCATGGTTACACCTTCGGCTTTAGCTTATCAAAATAATGTGATCAGCGCAGTAAAAGGATTAAATGAGGTTAGTAGTTTACTGGGTGATGCTTCCGTGATTGATGAGCAAGCAAAATTATTAACAGAAGTAGCAGGCCAGGTAGCAGGGTTGTCAAAGACATCAGCTTTATTAAATGAGTTGACAGAAAAAGCTGAGGCACTTGATTCGGAAAAAGAGAAAGCGGCTTTTATTGCCGGGAAAGTCATTCCTGCAATGGATGCAGTTCGTGCACATAGTGATGCCTTAGAGGAGCTTGTACCGGATGATTTATGGCCCTTGCCAAAATATCGTGAAATGCTTTTTATAATGTAG